In a single window of the Populus alba chromosome 16, ASM523922v2, whole genome shotgun sequence genome:
- the LOC118045941 gene encoding E3 ubiquitin-protein ligase SGR9, amyloplastic, producing the protein MEEITIIMAALSILTSPQLTDITSSILSQTVHHRRRLSSLLCSPSLFSLTLQHLHSLSLIQKTLLISKHLLSSLHCLTRYFHPTTLIPPHPNTTIKHRDLDAALLLIFLFDVHQENPEILKTPIAKWREGLSKHYSEAVLRQTSIVVHYGGVLLPHVEMIIRCWRFVGMMAGCTVNEGRELAAAPAAVVALPAVKVRGGGEECVICREEMSEGRDVCELPCEHLFHWIGILPWLKKTNTCPCCRFQLPTEDVFGEIERLWSAMIKIGNGAPRGMHMIDVDNGMYCRRGRIARTYWPLVNLDICAFTRQTWYNEWLR; encoded by the coding sequence ATGGAAGAGATCACAATCATAATGGCAGCACTCTCCATCCTCACTTCTCCCCAACTCACGGATATCACAAGCTCCATCCTCTCCCAAACCGTCCACCACCGCCGCCGCCTCTCGTCCCTCCTCTgctctccctctcttttttccctcACCTTACAACATCTCCATTCCCTTTCCCTCATTCAGAAGACCTTACTCATTTCCAAACACCTCCTCTCATCCCTTCACTGCCTCACACGTTACTTCCACCCAACAACCCTTATTCCACCACACCCCAACACCACCATCAAACACCGTGACCTCGACGCTGCATTGcttcttattttcctttttgatgTACACCAAGAAAACCCCGAAATACTTAAAACACCAATCGCTAAATGGCGTGAGGGTTTGAGTAAACATTACTCTGAAGCTGTGCTAAGGCAAACAAGCATTGTGGTGCATTATGGTGGTGTCCTTTTACCACATGTTGAGATGATAATAAGGTGTTGGCGGTTCGTTGGTATGATGGCTGGTTGTACAGTGAACGAGGGGAGGGAGTTGGCAGCAGCTCCGGCAGCAGTGGTGGCGCTTCCGGCAGTAAAGGTGAGAGGAGGTGGCGAGGAGTGTGTGATATGCAGGGAAGAGATGAGTGAAGGTAGAGATGTGTGTGAATTGCCATGTGAACACTTGTTTCATTGGATTGGCATTTTGCCATGGCTAAAGAAGACGAATACTTGCCCATGTTGCAGGTTCCAGCTTCCAACTGAAGATGTGTTCGGTGAGATCGAACGGCTGTGGAGTGCTATGATCAAGATTGGTAATGGGGCCCCGCGGGGAATGCACATGATCGATGTTGATAATGGCATGTATTGTAGACGTGGAAGAATCGCAAGGACTTATTGGCCTCTAGTGAATTTGGACATTTGTGCATTTACGAGGCAAACGTGGTATAATGAATGGTTGCGATGA
- the LOC118045933 gene encoding uncharacterized protein, with protein sequence MTATGKDGKGWSIRESKKMEGEDSLRTLECLRGRLLAERQASKIAKEEAELMGNKLIELEDKLREEIKLRKKAEKKHKFLMKKLESLKIWPASEGTEKSSSSEISGFSSASSTSTAGHKDPEESESKPHVIIAADSHDMKDNGSETTTSNQNTCTVSDSIGETQDSNADNSLDKSRHETVACSQDSKIDDPSSASINSSVVEMEKNAGNESDNEDYVNNSLALVPLSLPASTKKSELKVVNRSVLEVLDALRHAREQIQSSMERRHMIRAGPT encoded by the exons ATGACAGCTACTGGAAAGGATGGCAAAGGATGGAG TATCCGTGAAAGCAAGAAAATGGAAGGGGAGGATAGTTTGAGGACTCTAGAATGTCTGAGAGGAAGGTTGCTTGCAGAGAGACAAGCTTCAAAGATTGCTAAAGAGGAGGCAGAGCTCATGGGCAATAAG TTAATAGAGCTAGAGGACAAACTCAGAGAAGAGATCAAATTGAGGAAAAAAGCTGAAAAGAAGCATAAATTCTTGATGAAGAAGCTTGAGTCTTTGAAGATTTGGCCCGCATCAGAGGGAACAGAGAAGTCAAGTTCATCTGAGATTAGTGGATTTTCTAGTGCATCATCCACAAGCACTGCGGGCCACAAAGACCCCGAAGAATCTGAATCCAAGCCCCATGTCATAATCGCAGCAGACTCACATGATATGAAAGACAATGGCTCTGAAACAACTACATCCAATCAAAATACTTGTACTGTTTCCGATTCCATAGGAGAGACTCAAGATTCAAATGCTGACAATTCTTTAGATAAATCAAGGCATGAAACCGTTGCATGTTCACAAGATTCAAAGATTGATGATCCAAG TTCTGCGAGCATTAATTCATCAGTGGTGGAGATGGAGAAAAATGCAGGAAATGAGAGTGATAATGAGGATTATGTGAATAATTCGTTGGCACTAGTCCCATTGAGTTTGCCAGCTTCTACCAAGAAAAGTGAGTTGAAGGTAGTCAATAGAAGTGTTCTTGAAGTTCTTGACGCTTTAAGGCATGCCAGGGAGCAGATACAAAGCTCAATGGAGAGAAGACACATGATTAGAGCTGGCCCCACTTGA